In Akkermansiaceae bacterium, the following are encoded in one genomic region:
- a CDS encoding transposase, whose amino-acid sequence MRQPRFLSPSAEVTASLYHCVSRVVDRQFVLGREQKDVFVRMMREYEAFCGVRVLAYCIMSNHFHLLVDI is encoded by the coding sequence ATGCGTCAGCCACGTTTCCTATCCCCCTCTGCTGAAGTCACGGCTTCCCTGTATCACTGCGTGTCCAGGGTTGTTGATCGGCAGTTTGTGTTGGGCCGCGAGCAAAAGGACGTGTTTGTCCGTATGATGCGCGAATACGAGGCGTTTTGTGGGGTTCGGGTGCTTGCCTACTGCATTATGAGCAACCATTTTCACCTGTTGGTGGACATATAA